The following are encoded together in the Anguilla rostrata isolate EN2019 chromosome 19, ASM1855537v3, whole genome shotgun sequence genome:
- the LOC135245473 gene encoding LOW QUALITY PROTEIN: rab GDP dissociation inhibitor beta-like (The sequence of the model RefSeq protein was modified relative to this genomic sequence to represent the inferred CDS: substituted 1 base at 1 genomic stop codon), protein MNEEYDVIVLGTGLTECILSGIMSVKGKKVLHMDRNSYYGAESASITPLEDLYKRFNLPGSPPESMGKGRDWNVDLIPKFLMANGQLVRMLLLTKVTRYLDFKVVEGSFVYKKGSIHKVPSTETEALASSLMGMFEKRRFKKFLEFVSNFDENDPKSFQGVDPKKTTMRDIYKKFDLGQDVMDFTGHALALYRKDDYLDQPCLDTINRIKLYSEGFARXASPYLYPLYGLGELPQGFARLSAIYGGTYMLNKPIEELVMENGKVVGVKSEGEVARCKQLICDPSYVMDRANKVGQVIRVICIMSHPIKNTSDANSCQIIIPQNQVNREHDIYVCMISYAHNIAAQGKYVAIVSTTVETNDPEKEIKPALDLLEPVEQKFVSISDLYSPVDLGTESQIFISRSYDATTHFETTCDDIKDIYKRMTGTDFDFAEMERQKNDIFGDVE, encoded by the exons atgaatgaagaataCGATGTTATCGTTCTAGGGACCGGACTTACG GAATGTATCCTTTCCGGGATCATGTCGGTGAAGGGGAAGAAGGTGCTGCACATGGACCGAAACTCCTACTACGGAGCAGAAAGCGCCTCCATCACCCCGCTGGAGGAC CTGTATAAGCGTTTCAACTTGCCTGGCAGTCCCCCAGAGTCcatggggaaggggagggactGGAACGTGGACCTCATCCCGAAGTTCCTGATGGCCAACG GCCAGCTGGTCCGGATGCTGCTCCTCACCAAGGTGACGCGGTACCTGGATTTCAAGGTCGTGGAGGGCAGCTTCGTCTACAAGAAGGGGAGCATCCACAAAGTGCCGTCCACCGAGACAGAGGCACTGGCGTCCA GCCTGATGGGGATGTTCGAGAAACGGCGGTTCAAGAAGTTCCTGGAGTTTGTCTCCAATTTCGACGAGAACGATCCCAAAAGCTTCCAGGGCGTTGACCCGAAGAAGACCACCATGCGGGACATCTACAAGAAGTTTGACTTGGGACAGGACGTCATGGACTTCACAGGGCACGCGCTCGCCCTCTACAGGAAAGACGA ctaTCTGGACCAGCCGTGCTTGGACACCATTAACAGGATTAAGCTGTACAGCGAA GGCTTCGCCAGGTAAGCAAGCCCTTACCTGTACCCTCTCTACGGGCTGGGAGAGCTTCCACAGGGCTTCGCCAG ATTAAGTGCCATATATGGAGGAACCTACATGCTGAACAAGCCCATCGAGGAGCTGGTGATGGAGAACGGAAAGGTGGTGGGCGTGAAATCAGAGGGCGAG GTGGCCCGCTGCAAACAGCTGATCTGTGACCCCAGCTACGTGATGGACCGTGCCAACAAGGTGGGTCAGGTGATCCGGGTCATCTGCATCATGAGCCACCCCATCAAGAACACCAGCGACGCTAACTCCTGCCAGATCATCATCCCCCAGAACCAGGTCAACAGGGAGCACG ACATCTACGTGTGCATGATCTCCTACGCACACAACATCGCGGCCCAGGGCAAGTACGTGGCCATCGTCAGCACCACGGTGGAGACCAACGACCCGGAGAAGGAGATCAAACCCGCCCTGGACCTGCTGGAGCCAGTGGAACAGAA GTTCGTGAGCATCAGTGATCTGTACAGCCCTGTAGATTTGGGGACTGAAAGCCAG ATCTTCATCTCCCGGTCCTACGACGCTACGACTCACTTCGAGACCACCTGCGACGACATTAAAGACATCTACAAGCGGATGACGGGCACAGACTTTGACTTTGCGGAAATGGAACGCCAGAAGAACGACATCTTTGGAGATGTGGAGTAG